GGTGGTGGTGACGGGCTTCAAGGGCTCGCCGCCGGAGTGGCAGGTGAGCTTTACCGTAGACGGAGAGGTGGCGGCGGAGGGGAGCCGGCGGATGCGCATGCTGGAACGCGAGCTGGCTACGCCGGCGGCGAAGATCCCCGGGCTGGTTGCAAAGCGGCGGGACGAGGCGGCCGGCGCCAGGAAGGCGCTGGACAAGGTGAAGCAGTACCTGGCCTTCCCCTGGGAGCGCGAGGAGCTCCCGGGCGGCTGGAGACTCCATGCGCTGGTCCTCGCCGGGATCCCCGGCGAGCTGGTGACGCCGGCGCTGAAGCGGATCATCACCGACGACGACGGCGCTGTGGGGTGCGTGCTCCTCCAGGAGGGCGACGGCCCGGAGGCGCAGGTCCTCCTGGCCCGGGGCGGGAGCTGTCCCCTCGACGCCAGGACTGTGGTCCGCCGCGCGGAGCTGCAGGCCAAGGGCGGCGGGGCCCCGGAATGGGTCTCGGGGAAGACGGGGTGCACCTCGGTGCGTCTCTGGAAGAAGGCCATCGCGGACGAGCTGGCCTGAGAGAAAGCGAGGGAGCGAGTCTATGTCGGCAATCCCCAGTCTCGACAAGCTGTTCAAACCGGAACGCATCGCTATCGTCGGTGCCTCCCACAATATGGATTCCATCTCCGGGAGACCGCTGAAGCTGCTGCAACAGAACGCCTTCCCCGGAGCCATCTATCCCGTGAACCCCAAATACGGGGAGATCGGCGGCCTTCCCTGCTATCCCGACATCCCCTCACTGCCGGAGACCCCCGATGTGGTCCTCATCGGCGTGCGTGCCTCGCTGGTGCCGGGGGTGATCGAACAGTGCGCCGACCGGGGGGTGGGGTACGCCGCGATCTTCGCCTCGGGCTTCGCCGAGAGCGGCGGCGAAGGCATCCAGGAGGAGATGGCGGCCCGCGCCCGGGAGAAGGGGCTGCGCATCCTGGGCCCCAACTGCCAGGGGCTGGTCAATCTGGTGGACTGTGTGCCCCTGACCTTCTCGGCGGCCATGGAGCAGCGGCGCTGCCCCCTGGGCAACGTGGCCTACGTCTCCCAGAGCGGCGCCTTCGGCTTCGCCAGCTTCTCCATGGGTGTCGACCGGGGGGTGCGCTTCCGCTA
This sequence is a window from Synergistales bacterium. Protein-coding genes within it:
- a CDS encoding CoA-binding protein produces the protein MSAIPSLDKLFKPERIAIVGASHNMDSISGRPLKLLQQNAFPGAIYPVNPKYGEIGGLPCYPDIPSLPETPDVVLIGVRASLVPGVIEQCADRGVGYAAIFASGFAESGGEGIQEEMAARAREKGLRILGPNCQGLVNLVDCVPLTFSAAMEQRRCPLGNVAYVSQSGAFGFASFSMGVDRGVRFRYVVTTGNQSDLDAIDVARYLLQDPEVHYLLLYLEGLREGHRFFELIAEAHRRGVPIGVLKAGVSATSKEAAKSHTGALAGDEAVWNALYRQFGVLPL